CAACCTGGCAGCACATGTAAGtgaaacaacataaaacaggaaacagaaaacatgaaaccaaccaaacacagaaacatgacACAGCGACTAGACATGACACATTTAGctcttaaatatgtttaaatatattGGTTTGAATACAGTCCAAAAgtacaagtaaagtaaaagtatgcatTCTGCAGAAATAAACACTTTAAGTGTCACTATATTATTGGATTGTTTTTACTAGTGTTATTGTAAGAATCATTGCACtattgtatatataaatataaatgtagtgTGATAAATGTGTAAAGTAGCATAAAGCGGGAATgttcaagtaaagtaaaagtgccTCAAAAGTGTACTTAAATGCAATACTTGAGTTAATGTATTTAGTGGCTTTCCACCACTGACCACAGGGCAGAGTATTTTGATTCATGGAGTCCAGCGACTCACCGCGACACCAACATGATGCTCATGTTCTCTAAATGTTTGCTTAAGGTCAAATATTCTGTCATGTAATATCAAGTACACTAGCCGTCCATCAGTTCAGTACAGTACAAACTTGTCCCCTCAGTCACTACAACATATACGCAACAATGGcatgattatattttttaatatataaataggttttaatggatatattcatttaattaatgtaaaaaataagtgtttttctAGGCTTTGATATAACTTTATAAAGAGGTGGCATGGGGTTACAGGACTTGTTGAGGTTACTAAAGCTATTTAAAGCGTCCCTAAACACTGAAACTGAAACTAATTGGTGTCCACATCCCTCTCCCCACACTTTAACAGAAAGATACGAGTCACCTATTGTTATTTATAGGGTGTACATTTTGACAAGATATCACAATAGCTTCgacttttttccatttcaatcACTCTCAAAACATAGATGCATTACTAAGTAACACGTTATACCTCATTTGTGGAGGTTTTGTTATCTTTGAACAAAGCTTGGCTAGCTGCTTTCCAtctgtatgctaagctaaactaactGTCTGCTAGTGGTAGCTTCATATATACCGTTCAAATTTGAGAGTGGTATCGACCCTGGCATATAACTCTTGGCAAGAgagcaaataagtgtatttccaaAAATTTGGAATTGTTGCTTTAACTGGAGCAACACAAGCTGAGGTTTTTTCGTTATTGCTTTTTTAGTAGGCCTCATTCTACTTCATACGACCCCATATTTGACTTCGGTAGTTCATCATTGTCTTTATACCAGTCGTCCCTCATCACTGTCTCTGTCACCTCTGTGTGCGACCCAGTGGTAGGACCGTATGTGAGGAGAATCCTCTGTGAGGAGCTGGGCTGCCCTGCTAATTCTGCCGTCAACTGTGTCCCATTGGAGGACTTTGGGGGTCAACACCCAGATCCTAACCTCACCTATGCTGCAGATCTGGTTGACAGCATGAAAGAAGGACCTTATGATTTTGGTGCAGCATTCGATGCTGATGGGGTGTGTGTACTGTTGTTGATCTATTTCTTTAGATCTTCtcaaataaaatacaacttCTAATTTCTAACCTCTGTGTGTCGGCTTTCTAGGACCGTAACATGATCCTTGGTAAACACGGCTTCTTCGTCGGCCCACCTGACTCTGTGGCTGTGATTGCTGACAACATCTTCTGCATCCCATACTTCCAGCATACAGGGGTGAGAGGCTTCGCACGCAGCATGCCCACAAGCGCAGCCTTAGACAGGTAAAAATACAGCCTAGCTTTCACATCAAAACCAATGAGACAGTGATTTCCCTAGTTGAAGCCATGTCAAACGTACAGTACTTTTAGTGCATATAGATTTGAATAAGTTGTACAATAATTGCACTTGACAGTAAAAAGTTGTTGTGTCAATGGTTAACTGTGATTTCTGAGAAAACTCTATCATTCTCTTGTATTTCCTGCAGAGTAGCCAAGGCAACAAAAATAGAGTTATATGAAACTCCCACTGGCTGGAAGTTCTTTGGGAACCTGATGGATGCAGGCAGACTGTCTCTGTGTGGAGAGGAAAGCTTTGGTACAGGTACTTAATCTCTCCAGCATCTTATTAGGTCCATAAGTGCTCCATTTCAATTGAAATGATGTGTGAATTCTCATCATTTCATTTCCTCTTTCAGGTGGAGACCATATTCGTGAGAAGGATGGGCTGTGGGCCGTGCTGGCATGGCTGTCCATCCTGGCCACTAAAAGGCAGAGTGTGGAGGACATTCTAAAGGACCACTGGCTAAAATATGGAAGAAACTACTTCACCAGGTGAGATGTGACCCacctctgttgtttgtttttctgtctgtattcAGAGGTGTACTGCATCATCCATCAAAAGCTAGCAAAAGCTAcagcaaaagttaaaaaagagagaatcaAGTGTGAATCAGTGCTTGAATTATTTCTAAGTAGGAATGAAGTAGATTATTTATCTGAAATAGATAAGCTGGGCTGatgattacagttttttacgattgctatgacaattttCTGGCAAAACGGTTAACTttatgctcaaaatcacacattgtaaactaaactccaacactaattttcaaaatacaataatacactaaaaCAATACACTATGTCTACCAAAACTCTGCAAACATCATGTAACTCTTTCAAAACACTAACAAATGTTTTctcccaacaggaacatttagtcagtcatatCCCAATGTCACAAAAACACTAATATCAGGTGGAATTACAAAATCTGCCTTATTTTATATGTGTCAGGTCTGCCTTTGTACAATAGATAAGAAACTGTAGTTTCTCTTGAAGCCTCTCCCCATTTTTGTTAtgttgctgcattttttttcttttgctgcagaaattcaatacaaaaacgAATTAACAAcctcagagtagctttatagaatgtgTCATTCCCAGATgcgagtcaagtgcagatttgagtcgtgcatgtgtcactttgcaacgagtgcagatgtgagttgtgcatgcgtcactttgcgacaaacAGCATACAAGATGCAAACGAacgacttctgtaatgtcaatacagtaaaaatggaccaacTTAACGAACttcgttcactgctggctacaagttaacAATCGAACACAACAAAGATTGTCAGTTGAATAGCGTTTTGAGCTGatgttagcaatcaatcaatcatggATGGcttagctaaaacgtttttgaaatgatttccatcttctgttattgtttttgagaAAAGTTCTATTATTTTGCAGATTTCACGGTTTTGcggtaaaccgtttaaatctgagcatgtgtaACTCACATCTGCCCTCGACTTACATCAGGGAGTAACATGTACGGTttatgaaaaaaggaaacaaagacaGAATTGTCCTGGTACTTGTCTTGCTCTCCCTCGTGCAGGAagttttcttactttctttgtgttcatctttaCTGTATTATTCCTTTTCCACACAAACTCAGCCCAAATTGGTCCtcttttactgtatgtactactgtaacatatcagaatcagctttggcCAGGTTTGCATTAACAAACAAAGAATGTGACTTTTGGTTACTGTAATCCTTGCTGTCAAAGGACAACACTCATTTACTGTAACATATAAAGgatactgtaaaaacagatgGGCATGCAATTGAAAGAACCTCaacagctgagtgtgtttcgtagatgggaatcagctgtgattgatctATTTACAtaacttcaatcagctgttcctctcatttacagtaacaatggaATAAAATGCAGGGGATATATTTGTGgttcaatttacaatatgaacagctgttcacttaTACTGTAGCCTATACATTAGGTTTAGAACATGATGTgatctgttctgacatacagtgtgaaagcatttgcaaatttgtcagtaaaattgccattgttttggtcttggcTGAGCTTATTTATAAAAATTGTTCAAGCATTTCAAGTTTTGTGTTAACTGTATGCACtttgtgtcaaagcaacaataaatgtgttaattgtatagcctacacagacagatgttgtgctaactgtgttaagagaaagttgttaaaagtattgaaaaaattgtcatagcGATCGTAAAAATTGTAAGAGACGTGTTAGGAAGATACATACAGGACATGACTGACATCTAGTGGTACATATATCCAATTACGTATTCTTTCTAGCAATGCACTGGCAAGTGAATTACAGTAAAACGTAAAATGATGATGCCAAGGAATGACAAACCATCAAGGGTTTCCCTAAATGCTTAATCTACCTATGTTGACATCAGTACTCACTGTAACCACATCAGCTTCAGGCTAAAATATGTCTATtgaataaaataagataaaataaatacacaaccATTTAGTTGTCCACTGTAATTGCTGACTTACAGTGGTTACAAATAATCGTAAAAACCCTTCATCAGCCAATTTTGGACTGTTTACATCACcttaattataaaataatatactaACATAAAATGTACAACAATAAAGCACTTATTAggttagattcaactttattgtcatttcacatgtacaggtacaaggcaacaaaatgcagtttgggtctaaccagaagtgcaatggCAGTAAGTGAAGGatgttattatgttattaattCCTGATATTTTTGTCCAGATATGACTATGAGAACATAGACATAGATGCAGCCTGTGAGATGATGGAGGATTTGGAAATTCTGATTTCTGGAAAGTCCTTTGTGAAGCAGAGATTTGCTGTGGAGGACAAGATCTACCAAGTGGAAAAAGCAGACAACTTTGAGTACACAGACCCGGTCGACAGCACCATCTCCAGGAACCAGGTACACACTGAGCTGTGTTCCTTTGATACTAAAGTTTTCAGGTCTTCAGATACTGGATGCAACCAGTGGTCACAATCAAGGTATCCAGGGTCTTCATGCATTGCAGCTTATTTTGTGCTAGCAAAGTCTGTACTGGGCTGTTTTCACTGCAGGGTCTGCGGATAATCTTCTCTGATGGTTCTCGAATCATCTACAGACTCAGTGGAACAGGTAGTGATGGGGCGACAGTTCGAATCTACATAGACAGCTATGAGAAGGAGCAAATCTTTGAAGACACGCAGGTAAAATATAGATTCTGAAGATTTCATAAAAATCAATTTGTCAAATAGCCCACAATATTGAAAAACAGTCTTGTATTtgcatgaaaatatatttttgcacTAAATGAAGTGTTGATAGTGTTTTATAGTTGAGAAGAACAGGACAGGCATGACCTCACATATCAGGccctaatgtttttattaaaatactTAATCGGGACATATAATGAGATACTCACTTTTCAAGTGCTTCTGCACATACATTTAAGTATCAGGAGTACCTACCAACCCACAAACTGTGACAGAAGACAAGAGTCATGTTTTTATGGGATGCCTAGATCAGAAAAACATTTGGCTCCCCACCTGCTAGTACTGTATATATCCAGGGTGaatatacaggtatattcaggtagacagtatgagaaaaagaatgtgtttttgaacattaaagcatgtaaacatgttatagtagaaactaaaaatacaagtatcaacctgaaaatgagcatggtATGTCTCCTTTAATGTATCAACCATAAATTGTAaggacaaatatttgaatttgaacatTTGAGAATGAAATATATCTACGTTGCAACAGTTTTAAACAGTATGCCTGGTTATAGTTCAATATTAATAAGGAAATGCACCTGTGGCATCTGGCAGCCAGATGCTTCAGTCTCTGACCATGTCATCCTTGTCTGGATCAGGTGATGCTGGCACCCCTGGCAACCATTGCTCTGAAAATTTCCCAGCTCCATCACAGGACGGGTCGAAGTGGCCCATCAGTCATCACATGATTCCTCCCACATGTTCCCCCGTCATTGCTTAAGTaatctcctttttgtttttctttcctgatTTTTGTACAAACTGAGCTCCAATTTCAACTGCAGCTGCACGACATGCAGTAGTTTGCCTCTCAGGCTAAAATATATTCAGTGATTTTATCTCTTCTACATTaaactgctttttattttttgggtcaTGTGTGGCATGTGCGTCTTTTGCATAGCAGCAAACACCCGTGCCTTCTGgacttgtcaatgtttttaaactatGAAAGTTTTACTTTTGTTATCTGTAATTGTTCCAAATGtaatttaaaccatttaatCACTGGATCACTAAagcagcagggttcagcagtCCTAGTAATCAAAACTATGCATTTCTGTCATAACACTGCATATTGTCACATTGGCTGTGCACGTTCGGGATGTCTGCTTCATGTTTGAAGTTAGCTTCAGGTTGATTaggaaaataataagaaagtAAACGTTTCTCAATGAAGCCTCACATTATTTGGATCATCTGTAGCTACTCCTTCATTCAGGAAAATTAAAACTCATCAGCGaataaaaatctgaaattgCAGTTGAGTGCCTGGTGCTGAACGATGAGCTCGAGTGTAGACACAAATGTTCCATATCAGGAGTAACTTTTCTGAAATTACAACAAAGCAACATTAGAACAGTGTGAGATGTGTTAGAACATGATTCCCTTTATCCCCATGTGGAGTTGGTTAGATATTTTTTACCATTACTAAACCTTCTTTTCTGCAGTAAACATGTATAAGAGACTTACCCAGCTCTGGCAGCGACATGATAACCATCTGGATGGCAGCAGCATCAGTCCGCTAACATCTGGTCCAGCTCTGTGATCACACATGCCCTTTGAAGTACTGTACCTTTCTCCTGGTTTCATCTCCATATTACACTGACGCCCAACAAGAGGGACACACATTGAGTTTACCTCTGGTTCCTTTGAGTTCATCTTATTGTGGGTTCCAGTTGCACTAATGTTGTCCACTCTTAGCCCAACAAAGTCTCTTAGTGGCGGAGGTTTGAGGCTAACGGACCGGGGTCGTGGGTTAGCCCAGTGCTGTTGACATGGTCAAAACAATTTTACTAAAAATAAACCTTATAAAGTTACTGTGTAGTTAAGCAACCAAGCATTAGCATAAGCAGCGTAGCACATTGTAGTAAGCTGGATCTATAATGAAAtatcaacaataataatagttagGTCTCTACTGTACTGTGTTGCAATGACATGTAATTAATGAAAAATGATGCTGTATGGCAGAACAAATGATATATTGCTTTACTGAGTATAATTCTgtgacattgtatgatttacaattactcCCTAACGTAATATCTAGTGTTTTGGGGTGTTTCCTGTGTATTGCTGGAAGTTAGAGTAACTAGAGGGGTCAAAGATAATATGACGTGATTGATGAGTGCAAATGACACGCTCCATGTCATTGATTAAAATGACCGATTTCTCTGGGTTaaacattgttggaaacatttgggatgTTGTCAgtacacaacagaaaaatataatACACACCATAGGTATAGTCGTTTTTAGACATCTTAATGCGGAAATATTACATATATCTTTAAGTAAAATTAGAATACAACAGTGTGAAAATACTATAAGTATTCATTATGACTCCTGTGAGTGTTTATCTATTTTATGATTATAATTtactattatattattagagaAT
The sequence above is drawn from the Etheostoma spectabile isolate EspeVRDwgs_2016 chromosome 12, UIUC_Espe_1.0, whole genome shotgun sequence genome and encodes:
- the LOC116699326 gene encoding phosphoglucomutase-1-like; this translates as MESSLITVSVTSVCDPVVGPYVRRILCEELGCPANSAVNCVPLEDFGGQHPDPNLTYAADLVDSMKEGPYDFGAAFDADGDRNMILGKHGFFVGPPDSVAVIADNIFCIPYFQHTGVRGFARSMPTSAALDRVAKATKIELYETPTGWKFFGNLMDAGRLSLCGEESFGTGGDHIREKDGLWAVLAWLSILATKRQSVEDILKDHWLKYGRNYFTRYDYENIDIDAACEMMEDLEILISGKSFVKQRFAVEDKIYQVEKADNFEYTDPVDSTISRNQGLRIIFSDGSRIIYRLSGTGSDGATVRIYIDSYEKEQIFEDTQVMLAPLATIALKISQLHHRTGRSGPSVIT